A single Thermoanaerobacterium sp. RBIITD DNA region contains:
- a CDS encoding O-acetyl-ADP-ribose deacetylase: MKDNIKLLRGDITDQEVDAIVNAANSELVGGGGVDGAIHRAGGYVIDEECKAIRDKEGGCPTGKAVITCGGNLKANYVIHAVGPIWKGGNNEEDKLLASAYIESLKIADRYNIKTIAFPSISTGAYGFPVERAAKIALRAVSDYLDKSGIREVRFVLFTDHDYDIYSKVYDEL, encoded by the coding sequence ATGAAAGATAATATCAAGTTATTAAGAGGAGACATTACTGATCAAGAAGTTGATGCAATAGTAAATGCAGCAAATTCTGAACTTGTTGGCGGTGGTGGTGTAGATGGGGCTATACATAGGGCTGGTGGATATGTTATTGATGAGGAATGTAAGGCAATTAGAGACAAAGAAGGTGGTTGCCCTACTGGAAAAGCTGTTATAACATGCGGAGGAAATTTAAAAGCAAATTATGTAATACATGCTGTTGGTCCAATCTGGAAAGGTGGCAATAATGAAGAGGATAAATTGCTTGCAAGTGCATATATAGAAAGCTTAAAGATAGCTGATAGATATAACATTAAAACTATAGCATTTCCTTCGATAAGTACTGGAGCATATGGATTTCCTGTTGAAAGAGCGGCTAAGATTGCTTTAAGAGCCGTTTCAGATTATCTTGATAAAAGTGGAATAAGAGAAGTAAGATTTGTATTATTTACTGATCATGATTATGATATATATTCCAAAGTATATGATGAATTATAA
- a CDS encoding pro-sigmaK processing inhibitor BofA family protein: MIMWGGFVFLSGFIPFAIGIIILALIVWLFGKSVKILFKFILNSIIGFVILLIFNFFGAIVGLHLSINILTAFITGVFGIPGILVLLILKYIFGILI, encoded by the coding sequence ATGATAATGTGGGGTGGTTTTGTGTTTTTATCGGGTTTTATTCCATTTGCAATTGGCATAATAATCCTTGCATTAATAGTATGGCTTTTTGGAAAATCAGTTAAAATATTATTCAAGTTTATATTGAACTCTATAATAGGTTTCGTGATTCTTTTAATATTCAATTTTTTTGGTGCAATTGTTGGATTGCATTTATCTATTAATATTTTAACGGCATTTATAACAGGGGTATTTGGTATACCTGGAATACTCGTTTTATTAATATTGAAGTATATTTTTGGCATTTTGATATAA
- a CDS encoding sugar ABC transporter permease produces the protein MVTYSNKKKSLWEKLKVNPSNAPYYFILPVMILFIIFMVYPIIDSLILSFQKFEYGKYTFVGIKNYEMLFKDPTFIKALENNFIYLIIQVPIMILLALIFATLVNSKFIKYKHFFRMSFFLPTVTGLVAYSIVFKLLLNTDYGFINYILRLFHLPIVDWLNGEFSSKISIILALTWRWTGYNMVILLAGLQGISEEIYEACDIDGANGIQKFTFITVPLLKPVIIFCTITSTIGTLQLFDESYVLTQGGPNNATITVAHYLYNTGFKFFNFGYAAAISYILVIIIAVFSFIQYKVIGSD, from the coding sequence ATGGTTACTTATTCAAATAAAAAAAAGAGTTTATGGGAAAAATTAAAAGTTAATCCTTCTAATGCGCCATACTATTTCATATTACCTGTGATGATTTTATTTATAATTTTTATGGTTTATCCAATAATAGATTCATTGATTCTTAGCTTCCAAAAATTTGAATATGGTAAATATACTTTTGTAGGAATAAAAAATTATGAAATGCTTTTTAAAGATCCTACTTTTATAAAAGCATTGGAAAATAATTTTATTTATTTAATAATTCAAGTACCTATTATGATATTATTAGCATTGATTTTTGCTACGTTAGTAAATAGCAAATTTATAAAATACAAACACTTCTTCAGGATGTCGTTTTTTCTTCCTACAGTTACCGGGCTTGTAGCATATTCAATTGTTTTTAAATTATTACTAAATACAGATTATGGTTTTATTAATTATATATTGAGATTATTCCATTTGCCAATTGTTGACTGGTTAAATGGAGAGTTTTCATCCAAAATTTCTATAATTTTAGCCCTTACATGGAGATGGACAGGATACAATATGGTCATATTATTAGCGGGTCTTCAAGGTATTTCAGAAGAAATTTATGAAGCTTGCGATATAGATGGTGCTAATGGAATTCAAAAATTTACATTTATAACAGTTCCTCTTCTTAAGCCCGTTATAATATTTTGTACAATAACGTCAACAATAGGTACACTACAATTATTCGATGAATCATACGTTTTAACTCAAGGTGGACCTAATAATGCGACAATAACTGTTGCACATTATTTGTATAATACTGGATTTAAGTTTTTTAATTTTGGTTATGCTGCTGCAATAAGTTATATTCTTGTTATAATTATTGCTGTGTTTTCATTTATACAATATAAGGTTATAGGGAGTGATTAA
- a CDS encoding undecaprenyl-diphosphate phosphatase, with protein MVLLFKAFILGIVEGLTEFLPVSSTGHLIIVGDFLNFRGAYATMFEVVIQLGAILAIIYYYREKIWNSLKNLAPNKWGFKLWFKIVVAFIPSAIFGVLLNDYIDKHLFSSFTVSIALVIGAIMMLIVENAFKNYKINDMDKVDTKRSFLIGVAQCMSLFPGMSRSASTIMGGMMAGLSVKAAAEFSFFLAIPTMFGATVVSLHKGIASMNLIEWEALAVGFIMSFIVALIVVEKFLTYLKNHPLRPFAYYRLIVGIIMIGLVLTGIVK; from the coding sequence ATGGTACTTTTATTTAAAGCATTTATACTTGGTATAGTAGAAGGTCTAACGGAATTCTTACCTGTTTCATCGACTGGACATCTTATAATTGTAGGCGATTTTCTAAATTTTAGAGGTGCCTATGCAACTATGTTTGAAGTTGTCATTCAACTTGGTGCAATTCTTGCTATCATATATTACTACAGAGAAAAAATATGGAATTCACTAAAAAATCTTGCTCCAAATAAATGGGGATTTAAATTATGGTTTAAAATAGTAGTAGCTTTTATCCCTTCTGCAATTTTTGGAGTATTGTTAAATGATTATATTGATAAGCATCTTTTTTCATCATTTACTGTCTCAATAGCACTTGTTATAGGTGCAATAATGATGTTAATAGTTGAAAATGCTTTTAAAAATTATAAGATCAATGATATGGATAAAGTTGATACTAAAAGGTCTTTTTTGATCGGTGTTGCACAATGTATGTCATTGTTTCCTGGCATGTCAAGATCAGCGTCAACAATTATGGGCGGGATGATGGCTGGTTTATCTGTCAAAGCTGCTGCTGAATTCTCATTTTTCTTAGCAATACCTACGATGTTTGGTGCAACAGTTGTTTCATTGCACAAAGGTATAGCTTCTATGAATCTAATAGAATGGGAAGCATTAGCAGTGGGCTTTATAATGTCGTTTATAGTAGCGTTAATAGTTGTTGAAAAATTTCTCACATATCTAAAAAATCATCCATTAAGACCATTTGCATATTATAGATTGATCGTTGGTATTATTATGATCGGACTTGTTTTAACTGGAATAGTAAAATAG
- a CDS encoding ABC transporter substrate-binding protein, whose protein sequence is MKQNKWMKDMTFKEKIDYIWDYYKIHMIVGTVVLILVISFINSAINSKDYVFDFSMLGTTINLDKQSSFEYIVTKELLGTNPGKKQALVEFYMLSKGNNGKLQLDPPSTQKLMVKIAAGEVSVMALDRDYFEIFAKQGVFTNLDNVKELNLNNLKTEKLGSTDKISAGTYGIDIGSSNKYLDAIGYDYKDKIIAIVSNTKNKDLAIKFMKWLLNIK, encoded by the coding sequence TTGAAACAGAATAAGTGGATGAAAGATATGACATTTAAAGAAAAGATAGACTATATTTGGGATTATTATAAGATACATATGATAGTTGGAACTGTAGTATTAATTTTAGTCATATCTTTTATAAATTCCGCGATAAATAGCAAAGATTATGTATTTGATTTTTCTATGTTAGGTACTACAATAAATCTTGATAAGCAGTCGAGTTTTGAATATATTGTGACAAAAGAATTATTGGGCACGAACCCTGGCAAAAAGCAAGCACTAGTAGAATTTTATATGCTTAGTAAAGGTAATAATGGTAAGCTACAGCTTGATCCACCATCAACACAAAAATTGATGGTTAAAATAGCAGCTGGAGAAGTTAGCGTAATGGCTCTAGACAGAGATTATTTTGAGATATTTGCAAAACAAGGTGTTTTTACAAATCTTGATAATGTAAAAGAGTTAAACTTAAATAATTTAAAAACTGAAAAGTTGGGCTCAACTGATAAAATAAGTGCAGGCACTTATGGAATAGACATTGGAAGTAGCAATAAATATCTTGATGCAATAGGATATGATTATAAAGATAAAATTATTGCGATTGTTTCAAACACTAAAAATAAAGATTTAGCAATAAAGTTTATGAAATGGTTACTGAATATTAAATAA
- a CDS encoding MetQ/NlpA family ABC transporter substrate-binding protein, producing MKRFLTYILVILIFSSILSGCGSKTSNSNINGKKQILKVGATDGPMAQILEQVKPILAKKNIDLQIVIFNDYVQPNLALAQKEIDANVFQHIPYFNKFIKDHNLKLAILGKTIIAPMGIYSKKYKSINDLPNGAKIAIPNDPTNGARALILLSRAGLFKLKNGENVGATVNDIIENKKNIKISEIEAAQTARVLQDVDAAAVNSNFALPLGLNPQKDAIFAEKPDSQYVNIIAIREEDKGKPVLNELLKAYQSPEIKKFIEEKFKGSVIPAF from the coding sequence GTGAAAAGATTTTTAACGTACATTTTAGTTATATTAATTTTTTCTAGTATTTTATCAGGCTGTGGTTCAAAAACAAGTAATTCTAATATAAACGGAAAGAAGCAAATATTAAAAGTTGGTGCAACAGATGGACCGATGGCACAGATTTTGGAACAAGTAAAGCCTATATTAGCTAAAAAGAACATAGATCTTCAAATTGTCATCTTTAATGACTATGTGCAACCTAATTTAGCTCTTGCACAAAAAGAAATTGATGCAAATGTATTTCAACATATACCATATTTTAATAAATTTATAAAGGATCACAATTTAAAACTAGCAATTCTAGGTAAAACAATAATAGCACCGATGGGAATATATTCAAAAAAGTATAAATCTATAAATGATTTACCTAATGGTGCTAAAATTGCAATACCAAATGATCCTACAAATGGCGCTAGAGCATTAATTCTTTTATCGAGGGCTGGCCTTTTTAAATTAAAAAATGGCGAAAATGTAGGTGCAACTGTCAATGATATAATTGAAAATAAAAAGAATATAAAAATTTCTGAAATAGAAGCAGCACAAACTGCAAGAGTATTACAAGATGTAGATGCAGCTGCAGTTAATTCGAATTTTGCTTTACCACTAGGATTAAATCCACAAAAAGATGCTATTTTTGCGGAAAAACCAGATTCTCAATATGTTAATATTATAGCAATAAGGGAAGAGGATAAAGGAAAACCAGTTCTTAATGAGTTATTAAAAGCATACCAATCACCGGAGATAAAAAAGTTTATCGAAGAGAAGTTTAAAGGTTCTGTAATACCAGCATTTTAA
- a CDS encoding glycoside hydrolase family 2 TIM barrel-domain containing protein yields MERKVMNFNIDWLYIPENTSDGDKVYCDESGFEKISLPHTNKILPHHYFNEDDYRFVSWYRKHFRIDKKYEGKKIYVHFEGVMTIAKVYVNGNYVGEHKGGYTPFELDITNYIKYGDNDNLIAVQVDSNKHPEIPPEGYIVDYMLFGGIYRNVFIKIVNEFHIKDVYFVVDKLDKYSAEVLISTTLQGTKINGSKILTEIINKDGEVCSSSIIDVEEIEKEIIQKIKIDNPLTWHPDHPHLYSVVVKLIVNNTVLDDYTFKTGLRTVYFGDDGKFYINGEPLKLRGLNRHQTFPYVGGAMPDRVQRKDADILKYELGLNYVRTSHYPQAVSFLERCDEIGLLVFEEIPGWQHIGDNEWKHIAKENVKEMILRDRNHPCIFMWGVRINESLDDHEFYTQTNKIAHTLDRSRPTGGVRYLRDSEKLEDVFTYNDFIYNLEGKIQLPNHSKYLVTEYLGHMYPTKSYDNLQRLINHARLHALIQDKQYGIPNMAGASGWCAFDYNTTSAFGSGDNICYHGVSDIFRLPKFAAHFYRSQADPQLYGAYVFIASYLIPSFEEENGDKLLIFSNCDSVSLYINNKFLKLLSPNRVDFPSLPHPPFEVSLKEVGIDYMDVRVNNAEISAIGIINGIEVAKHTLRPYDKPYKLILKSDDTELYADGGDCTRVTVAVVDRNDSVLPYANIPVIFEINENGELIGENPLTLEAGRGAVYVKSKRKTGKITLKAKSPYVFDESKIELNLKNVEYLFL; encoded by the coding sequence ATGGAAAGAAAGGTAATGAATTTCAATATTGACTGGTTGTACATTCCAGAAAACACATCGGATGGTGATAAGGTTTATTGCGATGAAAGTGGTTTTGAAAAAATAAGCTTACCACATACTAATAAAATTTTGCCACATCATTATTTTAACGAGGATGATTATAGATTTGTTTCGTGGTACAGAAAGCATTTTCGAATTGATAAGAAATATGAGGGAAAAAAGATTTATGTTCATTTTGAAGGAGTAATGACGATTGCAAAAGTTTATGTGAATGGTAATTATGTTGGTGAACATAAAGGCGGTTACACACCTTTTGAATTAGATATTACCAACTATATTAAATATGGTGATAATGATAACTTAATTGCAGTTCAGGTTGACTCAAATAAACATCCTGAGATACCTCCTGAAGGATATATTGTAGATTATATGCTTTTTGGTGGTATATATAGAAATGTTTTTATTAAAATTGTAAATGAATTTCATATAAAAGATGTATATTTTGTTGTTGATAAATTGGATAAATATTCTGCAGAGGTTTTAATTTCAACGACATTACAGGGAACTAAGATAAACGGTTCTAAAATATTGACAGAGATTATAAATAAAGATGGAGAGGTGTGTTCATCTTCAATTATTGATGTTGAGGAGATAGAAAAAGAAATTATTCAGAAAATCAAAATCGATAATCCACTGACATGGCATCCAGATCATCCACATCTTTATAGTGTAGTAGTAAAACTAATTGTTAATAATACAGTTTTGGATGATTATACATTTAAGACAGGCTTAAGAACTGTTTACTTTGGAGATGATGGTAAGTTTTATATCAATGGTGAACCTTTAAAATTGAGAGGGCTGAATAGACACCAAACATTCCCATATGTTGGAGGTGCGATGCCAGATAGAGTTCAAAGAAAGGATGCTGATATATTAAAATACGAATTAGGGCTTAATTATGTTAGAACATCACACTATCCGCAAGCTGTTTCATTTTTAGAAAGATGTGATGAAATAGGGCTATTAGTCTTTGAAGAAATTCCTGGATGGCAGCATATTGGTGACAATGAATGGAAACATATAGCAAAAGAAAATGTTAAAGAGATGATATTAAGAGATAGAAACCATCCATGCATATTTATGTGGGGTGTAAGAATAAATGAATCCCTTGATGACCATGAATTTTATACACAAACAAATAAAATAGCACATACCTTGGATAGAAGCAGGCCAACAGGTGGTGTTAGGTATTTGAGAGACAGCGAAAAACTCGAGGACGTTTTTACATATAATGACTTTATCTACAATTTAGAGGGAAAAATACAATTACCTAACCACAGCAAATATTTAGTAACTGAATATCTTGGTCATATGTATCCAACAAAATCATATGATAACTTACAAAGGCTTATTAACCATGCGAGATTACATGCTCTTATTCAAGATAAACAATATGGAATACCAAACATGGCAGGAGCATCAGGATGGTGTGCATTTGACTATAACACTACAAGCGCATTTGGCTCTGGAGATAATATATGCTATCATGGCGTGTCTGATATTTTTAGGCTTCCAAAGTTTGCAGCACATTTTTACAGAAGTCAGGCAGACCCACAATTATATGGGGCGTATGTATTCATAGCTTCTTACCTAATTCCGTCTTTTGAAGAAGAAAATGGAGATAAATTACTGATATTTAGTAACTGTGATTCAGTAAGTTTATATATTAATAATAAATTTTTAAAGTTGTTGTCTCCAAACAGGGTTGACTTTCCTAGCTTGCCACATCCTCCATTTGAAGTTTCATTAAAAGAAGTCGGAATTGACTATATGGATGTGCGAGTCAATAATGCTGAAATTTCGGCAATTGGAATTATAAACGGGATTGAAGTTGCAAAACATACATTAAGGCCATATGATAAACCATATAAATTGATTTTAAAATCTGATGATACTGAACTTTATGCTGATGGCGGAGATTGCACAAGAGTAACTGTAGCTGTTGTTGATAGAAATGATTCTGTTTTACCCTATGCTAATATACCAGTAATATTTGAAATAAATGAGAATGGTGAGCTTATTGGTGAAAACCCATTAACATTGGAAGCAGGAAGAGGAGCAGTTTATGTTAAATCTAAAAGAAAAACTGGCAAAATAACTTTAAAAGCAAAGTCGCCATATGTTTTTGATGAGTCAAAAATTGAATTGAATTTAAAAAACGTAGAATATTTATTTCTATAG
- a CDS encoding glycerophosphodiester phosphodiesterase: MSETLVIAHRGDSKNAPENTIASFKRAIEMGADGIEFDVQLSKDGQLVVIHDERVDRTTDGIGYVKDYTLSELKRLNAGIKFNKKFSNERIPTLPEVFELVGNKRMVLNIEIKNGIVIYPGIEEKLVNSISDYNFQDRVVISSFNHYSVRDVKELEPKLKIGLLYECGLVEPWHIANRIHAYSLHPFYFNIIPEVVEGCKKNNVKLFPWTVDSPADMERMLKMGIDAIITNDPQQLIDLKKKFEK, translated from the coding sequence ATGTCAGAAACGCTTGTTATAGCACATAGGGGTGATTCAAAAAATGCCCCAGAAAATACAATTGCATCCTTTAAAAGAGCTATTGAAATGGGTGCAGATGGTATTGAATTTGATGTACAGCTCAGCAAAGACGGACAATTAGTGGTTATCCATGATGAAAGAGTTGATAGGACAACGGATGGAATCGGCTATGTTAAAGATTATACCTTGAGTGAGCTAAAAAGGTTAAACGCTGGAATTAAATTTAATAAAAAATTTTCTAATGAAAGAATACCGACGTTGCCGGAAGTTTTTGAACTTGTGGGTAATAAAAGGATGGTTCTAAACATTGAAATTAAAAACGGAATTGTAATATATCCAGGGATTGAGGAAAAACTTGTTAATAGCATATCAGACTATAATTTTCAAGATAGAGTAGTTATTTCATCATTTAATCATTATAGTGTAAGGGATGTAAAGGAGCTTGAACCGAAATTAAAAATAGGACTTTTATATGAATGCGGCCTTGTTGAACCATGGCATATTGCAAATAGAATACATGCATACTCATTACATCCTTTTTATTTCAACATTATACCCGAAGTTGTAGAAGGTTGTAAAAAGAATAATGTTAAACTATTTCCATGGACAGTTGATAGCCCAGCTGATATGGAGAGAATGCTAAAAATGGGCATAGATGCAATTATTACAAATGATCCTCAACAACTAATTGATTTAAAGAAGAAATTTGAAAAATGA
- a CDS encoding M20 family metallopeptidase, with product MDSNAVKSLKNKIDEIIDEIKSDIFDVADRIYENPEIGGKEFNAVNLLTDKIKKYGFEINYIEDLPTAFVAKKSGFRNGPTIAYILEYDALPELGHACGHNIIASTSFGAGIALSILSDQIKGNIVLIGTPAEENLGYKTLLIKKGVFNDIDVAMMIHPYDITTPYVSSLALQDIEFSFKGKPSHAAVAPHLGVNALDALILLFNNINALRQQLKSDVRIHGIITDGGKAPNIIPDSAKAYFFVRALNKNCLNEVVEKVINCGKAAEIATGTTLSYRSSIKLDDLVTNKILADRFAINLKGLGYNEISYEQGFIGSTDMGSVSYIIPSIHPFINIAKEKIDLHTQKFCEAAGSNYAKEMSLLAAKALAQTGIDVLTDGNLLGDIKKEFYNKNKDKDV from the coding sequence GTGGATAGCAATGCAGTAAAATCATTAAAAAATAAAATTGATGAAATAATTGATGAAATAAAAAGTGATATTTTTGATGTTGCAGATAGAATATACGAGAATCCAGAAATTGGGGGAAAAGAGTTTAATGCAGTTAATTTGTTAACTGATAAAATTAAAAAATATGGCTTTGAAATAAATTATATTGAGGATTTACCCACTGCATTTGTTGCAAAAAAATCAGGTTTTAGAAATGGTCCGACAATTGCTTACATACTCGAATATGATGCGCTTCCTGAATTGGGTCATGCATGTGGACATAATATAATAGCATCTACATCTTTTGGAGCTGGGATAGCATTAAGCATTTTATCAGATCAAATAAAGGGCAATATAGTGCTTATAGGAACACCGGCTGAAGAAAATTTAGGTTATAAAACTTTGCTGATTAAAAAAGGCGTTTTTAATGATATAGATGTTGCTATGATGATACATCCATATGACATTACGACGCCATATGTATCATCACTAGCATTACAGGATATAGAATTTTCTTTTAAAGGAAAACCGTCCCATGCAGCTGTTGCACCTCATTTAGGTGTAAATGCCTTAGATGCACTTATATTGTTATTTAATAATATAAATGCATTACGACAGCAATTAAAGTCTGATGTTAGGATACATGGAATTATAACTGATGGTGGAAAAGCTCCAAATATCATACCCGATAGTGCAAAGGCATATTTCTTTGTAAGAGCTTTGAACAAAAATTGTCTAAATGAAGTAGTGGAGAAAGTAATAAATTGCGGAAAAGCTGCTGAAATAGCAACGGGAACTACATTATCATATAGAAGTTCTATTAAACTTGATGATTTGGTTACAAATAAAATTCTTGCTGACAGATTTGCAATTAATTTAAAGGGACTTGGGTATAATGAGATTTCATATGAACAAGGTTTTATTGGCTCGACAGATATGGGCAGTGTTAGCTATATTATACCGTCTATACATCCGTTTATTAATATTGCAAAAGAAAAGATTGACCTTCATACACAGAAGTTTTGTGAAGCTGCAGGTTCAAATTATGCAAAAGAAATGTCTTTATTGGCAGCTAAAGCATTAGCTCAAACAGGGATAGACGTCTTAACAGATGGTAATTTGTTGGGTGATATAAAGAAAGAATTTTATAATAAAAATAAGGATAAGGATGTGTAG
- a CDS encoding homoserine dehydrogenase, whose translation MEIKIGLLGLGTVGSGAFKIINSRKNLIKEKTGYEVNIKKILVKHLNKQRGINGIERILTVNIDDIIYDKEIKIVIEAIGGTSPTYEYIKKALYAGKHVITANKELIAKHGVELYSLAKEFKVQLKYEASVAGAIPIIHQIEKLNVTDNINYICGIVNGTTNYILTQMINKQCSFLEALKQAQILGYAESNPDNDIKGYDALYKLVILIRKVFGANIKVNSIYRRGIDEIKEEDIEYFKKLNYTVKLLAWAKNVNGNIYAGVEPVLINNDNVLSHINDVKNAVIVRGDNFGEYIFIGKGAGQLPTGDAIVSDLLNILFGFNINEEITKETKYVYNNNLTNTYYIRLKIKSKFSLKNLFTIFSDNGISFINQIYENNTFIAIFIADKSDIDSLKEVLENSKFINIESFYKVLMNENDGSKLEKVESSIVV comes from the coding sequence ATGGAAATTAAAATTGGGCTATTGGGTCTTGGTACTGTCGGCAGTGGAGCTTTTAAGATAATAAATTCAAGAAAAAATTTAATTAAAGAGAAAACCGGATATGAAGTTAATATAAAAAAGATACTTGTTAAACATCTTAATAAACAAAGAGGCATCAATGGCATAGAAAGAATACTTACTGTTAATATCGATGATATTATATATGACAAAGAGATAAAAATTGTAATTGAAGCTATTGGAGGAACAAGTCCAACTTATGAATATATAAAGAAAGCTTTATATGCCGGAAAACATGTAATTACAGCTAATAAAGAATTAATTGCAAAACATGGAGTTGAGTTATATTCACTTGCAAAAGAATTTAAAGTCCAATTAAAGTATGAGGCAAGTGTTGCAGGTGCAATTCCAATTATCCATCAAATAGAAAAGTTAAATGTTACAGATAATATAAATTATATTTGTGGCATTGTAAATGGAACAACAAATTATATTTTAACACAGATGATAAATAAGCAATGCAGCTTTTTGGAAGCTTTGAAGCAGGCCCAAATTTTAGGATATGCAGAAAGCAACCCCGACAATGATATTAAGGGGTATGATGCATTATATAAACTTGTAATATTAATACGGAAAGTTTTTGGAGCTAATATCAAAGTAAATTCTATATACAGAAGAGGTATAGATGAAATAAAAGAAGAGGATATTGAGTATTTTAAAAAGCTAAATTATACTGTAAAATTGCTTGCATGGGCCAAAAATGTCAATGGTAATATTTATGCAGGAGTTGAACCAGTTCTAATTAATAATGACAATGTTCTGTCACATATAAATGACGTTAAAAATGCAGTAATTGTTCGCGGAGATAACTTTGGAGAATATATCTTTATAGGTAAAGGTGCGGGACAATTGCCAACAGGTGACGCAATCGTAAGTGATTTACTTAATATCCTATTTGGGTTTAACATAAATGAAGAAATTACTAAAGAAACTAAATATGTATATAATAATAATCTAACAAATACTTATTATATAAGGTTAAAAATCAAAAGTAAATTCAGCTTAAAAAATCTATTTACGATTTTTAGTGATAATGGGATTTCATTTATTAATCAAATTTATGAAAATAATACATTTATTGCAATATTTATTGCTGATAAATCAGATATAGATTCATTAAAGGAGGTGCTTGAAAACAGTAAATTCATCAATATTGAAAGTTTTTACAAGGTTTTAATGAATGAAAATGATGGCAGTAAATTGGAGAAGGTTGAAAGCAGTATAGTAGTATAA
- a CDS encoding carbohydrate ABC transporter permease: protein MLRSKPNEAKIYSKILIYLVLIVGVVISIFPFYMMFVSATHSSGEILKFPPQLNIGKKLIKNYLTIQSDINFWRVLMNSLLISTLYTILTVFLCSITGFAFAKYDFKGKNIFFSILLATMMIPNQALLIPLFNMMSKLGWIDTYQAIILPTLANVFGIFLMRQNMISFPNALIDAARIDGLGEFGIFFKVVLPNMKPSLGALAIYMFMSQWNNFMWPLIALRSNDMFTFPVALAQLNGFSRIDYGEIMFGASASAIPIIIVFLIFQRQFISGILGGAVKE from the coding sequence ATGTTAAGAAGTAAACCAAATGAAGCTAAAATATATAGTAAAATATTGATATATTTAGTTTTAATTGTAGGTGTAGTAATTTCTATTTTTCCGTTTTACATGATGTTTGTATCAGCTACTCATTCTTCTGGAGAAATATTAAAGTTTCCACCACAATTAAATATTGGAAAAAAATTGATAAAGAATTACCTTACTATTCAATCAGATATTAATTTTTGGAGAGTGCTAATGAATTCATTATTAATTTCAACATTATATACAATATTAACAGTGTTTCTATGTTCTATTACTGGTTTTGCATTTGCTAAATACGATTTTAAGGGGAAAAATATATTTTTTTCAATTTTATTGGCTACTATGATGATACCAAATCAAGCATTATTAATACCTTTATTTAATATGATGTCAAAATTAGGTTGGATAGATACCTATCAGGCAATAATATTACCAACACTTGCTAATGTTTTTGGAATATTTTTAATGAGACAGAACATGATTTCTTTTCCTAATGCACTAATAGATGCAGCAAGAATTGATGGGCTTGGGGAATTTGGGATATTTTTTAAAGTGGTATTACCTAATATGAAGCCATCATTAGGTGCTCTAGCTATATACATGTTTATGAGCCAGTGGAATAACTTTATGTGGCCATTAATAGCGTTAAGAAGCAATGATATGTTTACATTTCCTGTAGCATTAGCACAATTAAATGGGTTTTCAAGAATTGACTATGGAGAGATAATGTTTGGAGCATCAGCGTCTGCAATTCCGATTATTATTGTGTTTTTGATATTCCAAAGGCAATTTATTTCAGGTATTTTGGGTGGTGCAGTTAAAGAGTAA
- the sspI gene encoding small acid-soluble spore protein SspI: MDIRRIILDNLKNRSKEEIKGFIQDAVDSKEENAIPGLGIIFEASWEKMNDTEKNNMMDYVMRGIS, from the coding sequence TTGGACATACGAAGAATAATCCTTGATAATTTAAAAAACCGTTCAAAAGAAGAAATAAAGGGTTTTATTCAAGATGCAGTTGACTCAAAAGAAGAAAATGCGATACCTGGACTCGGAATAATTTTTGAGGCATCGTGGGAAAAAATGAATGATACAGAGAAGAACAATATGATGGACTATGTTATGAGAGGCATTTCATAA